One Leptolyngbya sp. NIES-2104 genomic window carries:
- a CDS encoding XisH family protein encodes MPVKDRYHENVKNALIKDGWRITDDPLHLKWGDKDMYVDLAAERLIVAERGQERIAVEIKTFGGASDVVSLEQAIGQYCVYRAVMEETQRNYLLYLAVHAEAFFDVLDEPLGRLLLRKYEIPVIVFDPEREVILEWIHWNTTDT; translated from the coding sequence ATGCCAGTCAAAGATCGCTACCACGAGAACGTAAAAAATGCCCTCATTAAGGACGGGTGGAGAATTACTGATGATCCCTTGCATCTAAAATGGGGCGACAAGGATATGTATGTCGATTTGGCGGCAGAACGGCTGATCGTGGCTGAACGGGGACAAGAACGAATTGCTGTGGAAATCAAGACATTTGGCGGTGCTTCTGATGTTGTGAGTTTGGAGCAAGCAATCGGGCAATACTGCGTTTATCGAGCCGTAATGGAAGAGACTCAACGAAATTACCTTCTGTATCTTGCTGTTCATGCTGAAGCGTTTTTTGATGTCTTGGACGAACCGCTTGGTAGACTGTTATTGAGAAAGTATGAGATTCCTGTCATCGTTTTTGATCCTGAGCGGGAGGTTATTCTGGAATGGATACACTGGAACACTACAGACACCTAG
- a CDS encoding XisI protein, translated as MDTLEHYRHLVQTILTEHTRVPFKESDVKFETVFDTKQDRYLVMMLGREPVYDRPYIATRRVHSCLIHVDFIGGKIWIQRDGTEEGIASELVKAGIPRDQIVLGFRSEELRKDTEFAVQ; from the coding sequence ATGGATACACTGGAACACTACAGACACCTAGTTCAAACGATTCTGACTGAGCATACTCGCGTTCCCTTCAAAGAGAGCGATGTCAAATTTGAAACGGTTTTTGATACGAAGCAGGATCGCTATCTCGTCATGATGTTAGGGCGTGAACCTGTTTATGACCGTCCCTACATAGCGACGCGGCGAGTTCATAGCTGTCTAATTCACGTTGATTTTATTGGCGGCAAGATTTGGATTCAGCGGGACGGAACTGAGGAAGGAATTGCCTCAGAATTAGTTAAGGCAGGTATTCCCAGAGATCAAATTGTTCTGGGCTTTCGATCTGAGGAGTTGAGGAAGGATACAGAATTTGCAGTGCAATAG
- the mobF gene encoding MobF family relaxase, translating to MLSLGRAHPQRSVHYFTQDNQSGSGIAELSQWCGQGAIALGCTGTVDAIAFSNVLSGLAPTGESLPGRQIHAHHQAGIDLTFNAPKSISLAALMDQQDALIAAHAQAIAQTLQIIEQRYAYTRLCEQGQRQLVPTQNLVIATFPHTTSRAHDPHLHTHCVVANLTQIANGEWRTIDNTGIYRDRSLLSAMYTNALADQVRQLGYEIVLRPDSHFELVGYEPEQLQHFSKRRQQILQLVGESATPAMKQWACLATRPYKTLNIDFAELNEWWQAQNAALQLEIRHPAPTEQSTISSPIDAIVMNAIATCTQTRSLFSQTELEHQIFDRVQPFSYEDFLETLQQWQQTGKLTALGNQYWAIPDRQSSEVIDVAPAIQAIAKGNVLNGFAQLLECDRVIESSNSSQAAIDAYLGLKPSDRAQSVLFIADEVERNQIQQDLAKAQQAHKSAITLWQLQPKPLTVPQALRLQSFQVNDVVVPRYHYPALGLSKGEFYTVVALHAKTFTLRDSSEAELTIAPRQFRKHLYRPSPMAIGLGDRLQWTTPHQYGSHFTIAAITDTTAAIRYSGGQIGQLDPNQSYFFQDARILTPSDTPPPDLKQLFVVDPVAISLTRWIQSLPALPDNLIIYSDRISALFADLRNASAKAHFYDSTPTLRSAKLGEFATDSQSAANRISELDSEHLHLAGNQSDCPATTSSRPNRVEEYARNLLEGIKRYSEQQVIEFVTQPLSRAITSLAAKLDETYRISGNQHRRTAALESAVRDTANLTNLVGQAIRTTEQLAATVIHATQPTSSVNAIASYDFKSFSSRTSTSAASAEPQFSNSNESARVRATSGSDSTKVDEFDFATPIRQNRETASSTAGETPSRAASANSTSIAAHLTQLLSQLQRWQETEAISTASIVLNPTLNRLSHCVNAAAIPMAQNQSALSSFLIHQQQFIVGIAQSLSHSHNLTIAVQSLLKNSHPIDHDRLPPRLSLTDRFTDLAHRAERAARRDRDLAHRFVQSARQLQSIGSESQRSSSNPRESNHSKQHSNRTTPKSIDYPTQPITPIARDLTRWHESVRDLFAQFPRRVEALHADETTEATRAELTGIAQQFTADGASQHSGLSGTIAAITATRSHFAASITDLAAGIHRSNASVTDYLANARSQLTAVLTNAHEYLGELARTIEYPYAIDHLADTLDRAVEERQRLSSEPIIFQSLEKSFLESTHPIFQSLENSTSMPVSVQSSDFSGIGWVTGRGSLNRVVLVETPQDAVAALHEVSALSQLDIARLEHSGRSLYLAMTDSVPKALQEWAAMPGRTTIAAGDQDFIRLVQKEIGRSQSLPVPDGFTWQKLLQMGHQNPAQLSRHYSQGLTGEPTAILLESAKRALRLGQPVELVQSMLMTAERVETMQPQQAEQYVQAIVDRACKSVSERQRSATQFIQRVESQRFLRS from the coding sequence ATGCTTTCTCTAGGTCGCGCTCATCCTCAGCGTAGCGTTCACTATTTCACACAGGATAATCAGTCTGGATCTGGTATCGCAGAACTGAGCCAGTGGTGTGGACAAGGCGCGATCGCGCTTGGATGCACTGGAACGGTTGATGCGATCGCGTTTTCAAATGTTCTCTCTGGACTTGCTCCCACAGGTGAATCTCTTCCAGGACGACAGATTCATGCTCACCATCAAGCCGGAATTGATTTAACATTCAACGCTCCAAAATCGATCAGTTTAGCAGCATTGATGGATCAACAAGACGCGCTAATTGCTGCTCATGCTCAAGCGATCGCACAAACTCTACAAATCATCGAACAACGATACGCCTACACTCGACTCTGTGAGCAGGGACAGCGGCAACTCGTACCCACTCAAAATTTAGTCATTGCGACTTTTCCACACACCACATCTCGCGCTCACGATCCTCACCTGCATACGCATTGTGTCGTGGCGAATCTTACTCAGATTGCGAATGGAGAATGGCGAACGATCGACAATACAGGGATTTACCGCGATCGCAGTTTGCTCAGTGCGATGTACACGAATGCGCTTGCTGATCAGGTTCGTCAACTTGGTTATGAAATTGTTCTACGTCCTGATTCGCATTTTGAGCTTGTTGGATATGAACCAGAGCAACTTCAGCATTTTAGTAAGCGTCGTCAGCAGATTTTGCAGCTTGTGGGAGAATCGGCAACGCCTGCCATGAAGCAATGGGCGTGTCTTGCAACTCGTCCCTATAAGACTTTGAACATTGATTTTGCTGAGCTGAATGAATGGTGGCAAGCTCAAAACGCGGCACTTCAGCTAGAGATTCGCCATCCTGCTCCAACCGAGCAATCTACAATTAGTAGTCCGATCGATGCAATCGTGATGAATGCGATCGCGACTTGTACGCAAACGCGATCGCTCTTTTCACAGACAGAATTAGAACATCAAATCTTTGATCGAGTTCAGCCTTTTAGCTATGAAGATTTTCTGGAAACACTTCAACAATGGCAGCAGACCGGAAAACTCACTGCACTGGGGAATCAGTATTGGGCAATCCCAGATCGGCAGTCTTCTGAAGTCATTGATGTTGCTCCAGCGATTCAGGCGATCGCAAAAGGTAATGTTCTGAACGGATTTGCTCAACTTTTGGAATGCGATCGCGTGATTGAATCTAGTAATTCATCCCAAGCAGCAATCGATGCTTATCTTGGTTTGAAGCCTAGCGATCGCGCGCAATCTGTCTTGTTTATTGCCGACGAAGTGGAACGCAATCAAATCCAACAAGATCTTGCTAAAGCTCAACAAGCCCACAAATCAGCTATCACGCTTTGGCAACTTCAGCCGAAACCCCTTACTGTTCCTCAAGCACTTCGGCTCCAGTCATTTCAGGTCAATGATGTTGTTGTGCCTCGGTATCATTATCCAGCTTTGGGACTGAGCAAAGGAGAATTTTACACTGTCGTTGCGCTTCATGCTAAAACCTTTACGCTACGAGATTCTTCCGAAGCTGAGTTGACGATCGCACCTCGACAATTTCGCAAGCATCTTTACCGACCGTCCCCAATGGCCATTGGCTTAGGCGATCGATTGCAGTGGACAACGCCGCATCAGTACGGTTCTCACTTTACGATCGCAGCAATCACTGACACGACTGCGGCAATTCGATATTCAGGTGGACAAATTGGACAGCTTGACCCCAATCAAAGCTATTTTTTCCAAGATGCTCGAATTTTGACTCCGAGCGATACCCCACCGCCGGATCTCAAGCAGCTTTTTGTGGTTGATCCAGTTGCGATTTCTCTCACGCGATGGATTCAGAGTCTACCTGCTCTTCCAGACAATCTCATCATATATAGCGATCGCATTTCAGCTTTATTTGCTGATTTGCGGAATGCTTCAGCAAAGGCTCACTTTTATGACTCAACCCCTACCCTCCGATCTGCCAAGCTCGGTGAATTTGCCACAGATTCTCAGTCAGCAGCAAACCGAATTTCAGAACTTGACTCAGAGCATCTACACCTGGCAGGAAACCAATCTGATTGCCCTGCAACAACTTCGAGCCGACCAAACCGAGTTGAAGAATACGCTCGAAACCTTCTTGAAGGAATTAAGCGATATTCTGAGCAGCAAGTCATCGAATTCGTCACCCAACCCCTTAGTCGAGCAATTACAAGCCTTGCAGCAAAGCTTGACGAGACTTACCGAATATCTGGAAATCAACACCGAAGGACAGCAGCACTTGAGTCAGCAGTTCGAGACACTGCTAATCTCACAAACCTCGTTGGGCAAGCAATTAGAACAACTGAACAGCTTGCAGCAACAGTTATCCACGCAACTCAACCCACCTCCTCAGTAAATGCGATCGCGTCCTATGACTTCAAATCTTTCTCATCTAGAACATCAACTTCAGCAGCTTCAGCAGAGCCTCAATTCTCTAACTCAAACGAATCAGCGAGAGTTCGCGCAACTTCGGGATCTGATTCAACAAAAGTCGATGAGTTCGACTTCGCAACTCCCATCCGCCAAAACCGTGAAACTGCTTCTTCAACAGCAGGAGAAACGCCTTCAAGAGCGGCTTCAGCAAATTCAACGTCAATCGCCGCTCATTTAACACAACTTCTATCCCAGCTTCAGAGATGGCAAGAAACTGAGGCAATCTCGACGGCTTCGATCGTGCTTAACCCCACTCTGAATCGCCTGAGTCACTGTGTGAATGCTGCTGCGATTCCAATGGCTCAAAACCAATCTGCTCTGTCTAGTTTCCTAATTCATCAACAGCAATTTATCGTAGGAATCGCTCAAAGCCTATCTCATAGCCACAATCTTACGATCGCTGTTCAATCCCTCCTCAAAAATTCTCATCCCATCGATCATGACCGACTGCCCCCTCGACTCAGCCTCACAGACCGCTTTACTGACCTTGCTCACCGCGCTGAACGAGCGGCAAGACGCGATCGCGACCTTGCTCACCGCTTTGTGCAATCAGCAAGACAGCTTCAATCAATCGGTTCAGAGTCTCAGCGATCGTCTAGTAACCCTAGAGAATCAAACCATTCAAAGCAACACAGCAATCGAACAACACCTAAATCAATTGACTACCCAACTCAACCCATTACCCCCATCGCTCGCGACCTTACACGATGGCATGAATCAGTGCGTGACTTATTCGCGCAGTTTCCTCGTCGAGTTGAGGCGCTTCACGCGGACGAAACGACCGAAGCGACCCGCGCAGAGCTTACAGGAATCGCTCAACAATTTACGGCGGATGGTGCAAGCCAACACTCAGGCTTATCTGGAACTATTGCAGCAATTACAGCAACCCGATCCCACTTTGCAGCAAGCATTACAGATCTTGCAGCAGGCATTCACCGATCAAACGCATCAGTTACAGACTATCTTGCAAACGCCCGATCCCAACTTACAGCAGTCCTTACAAATGCTCACGAATACCTTGGAGAACTTGCACGAACAATTGAATACCCATACGCAATCGATCACCTCGCTGACACACTCGATCGAGCAGTGGAAGAACGTCAACGACTCTCCTCCGAACCAATAATTTTCCAAAGTTTGGAAAAATCTTTTTTAGAATCAACGCATCCAATTTTCCAAAGTCTGGAAAATTCAACCTCAATGCCTGTCTCTGTCCAGTCTAGCGATTTTTCAGGGATTGGCTGGGTAACAGGACGAGGATCGCTAAATCGTGTGGTGTTAGTCGAAACTCCACAAGACGCGGTAGCTGCGCTTCACGAAGTGTCTGCACTTTCTCAACTCGATATCGCTCGGCTCGAACATTCTGGACGATCGCTCTACCTAGCCATGACTGACTCTGTACCAAAAGCGCTTCAGGAATGGGCGGCAATGCCAGGAAGAACTACGATCGCTGCGGGTGATCAAGACTTTATTCGACTGGTTCAGAAGGAGATTGGGCGATCGCAATCCTTACCTGTTCCCGATGGTTTTACTTGGCAAAAGTTACTTCAAATGGGACATCAAAATCCTGCTCAACTTTCGCGCCACTACAGCCAAGGACTTACGGGCGAACCAACTGCAATTCTTTTAGAATCGGCAAAACGAGCATTACGGTTAGGTCAACCTGTAGAGTTGGTGCAATCGATGCTGATGACGGCTGAACGGGTTGAAACGATGCAACCTCAACAGGCAGAGCAATATGTTCAGGCAATTGTCGATCGCGCTTGTAAGAGTGTTTCGGAAAGGCAACGTTCAGCGACTCAATTCATTCAGAGAGTTGAAAGTCAGCGGTTCCTTCGGAGTTAA
- a CDS encoding ParM/StbA family protein, protein MIQTLIDLGQSLTKVVFSDRGRLDYLLMSPEVTSSLTKEHLQLLQMHTATAAPENAAWLEVGDELRVVGSAAENFGGDTGADERKERRAVLKTLAVLGAIRERSQLPSQLTVQVGLLLPMTEFTDALKVCTKIQETAADFSFRGQTLNLSMPLCKPYPEGFGLFLGRRSELSLRNIAPDSRTFLVLMLGHRNASILVFQNGQPQPGKSTSNGPGFKEAIESGAAVQGILARDYGKLLNAFVSQNPKVVFAGESQVRDVSEALRVGRATYWGQLESFLINNFVRHIDSTCEVIIGGGASALVKSELIQFLTQLGVEEARRSFGEGVRRGIADRFGHDKFALENPLSIRMVDAFAAFQHFQRQQVPV, encoded by the coding sequence ATGATTCAAACCCTGATTGATCTGGGGCAGTCTTTGACCAAGGTTGTATTTAGCGATCGCGGTCGATTGGACTACCTCCTAATGAGTCCTGAAGTCACCAGTTCCTTGACTAAAGAACATTTACAGTTACTCCAGATGCACACTGCAACCGCTGCGCCTGAAAATGCAGCTTGGCTAGAAGTGGGCGATGAACTACGAGTGGTTGGTAGCGCGGCTGAGAATTTTGGCGGCGATACCGGAGCGGATGAACGAAAAGAGCGACGAGCCGTGTTGAAAACGCTGGCAGTGTTGGGCGCAATTCGAGAGAGATCGCAGCTACCCAGTCAGCTAACCGTTCAAGTTGGATTATTGCTTCCAATGACAGAATTTACGGACGCTTTAAAGGTTTGCACAAAGATTCAAGAAACTGCCGCAGATTTTTCTTTTCGGGGGCAAACTCTGAATTTATCGATGCCGCTTTGTAAACCTTATCCAGAGGGATTTGGATTGTTTCTAGGGCGACGCAGTGAACTGAGTTTGAGAAATATTGCTCCAGACTCGCGCACGTTTTTAGTCTTAATGTTGGGACATCGAAACGCCTCGATTTTGGTATTTCAGAATGGGCAACCTCAGCCAGGGAAATCTACCAGCAATGGACCTGGATTCAAAGAAGCGATCGAGAGTGGGGCTGCTGTGCAAGGCATCCTGGCAAGAGACTATGGAAAACTACTTAATGCTTTTGTGAGCCAAAATCCCAAGGTTGTCTTTGCTGGAGAAAGTCAAGTGCGAGATGTGAGTGAAGCTTTGAGAGTCGGACGGGCGACCTACTGGGGGCAACTCGAAAGCTTTCTGATCAATAACTTTGTTCGACATATTGATTCAACTTGCGAAGTCATTATCGGTGGCGGTGCATCAGCCTTAGTCAAATCTGAGTTAATCCAATTTCTGACTCAGCTTGGAGTTGAGGAAGCTCGTCGGAGTTTTGGTGAAGGAGTACGGCGCGGAATTGCTGATCGCTTTGGACACGATAAGTTCGCCCTAGAAAACCCTTTAAGCATTCGGATGGTCGATGCCTTTGCTGCATTCCAACATTTCCAACGTCAGCAAGTTCCTGTCTAA
- a CDS encoding alpha/beta hydrolase — MVEILFVHGALVRDGGWWWQQVAQQVHDRIGVRSRAIELPSCGEGTGSVPGFAGLIEDAQALAEALDQTNAAIVVGHSYGGTVIAEGADHPAVRHLLYITSYLPDIGQSQVEIMSGEHDPVAIAPNDDGTISLFGYTAASCGDRFWQDLTDETIRNGAWERVTSQSVSAFGTPTTRAAWRGRPSTYLVCMDDRSTSVDLQRFHAARATRTIDLPTSHHPFLSRPDLVTEHISEILRTI, encoded by the coding sequence ATGGTGGAGATTCTGTTCGTACACGGTGCGCTAGTGCGCGATGGCGGGTGGTGGTGGCAGCAGGTCGCCCAGCAGGTGCATGACCGCATCGGCGTAAGGAGTCGAGCGATCGAGTTGCCGTCATGTGGGGAAGGAACTGGCTCCGTTCCCGGTTTCGCAGGACTGATCGAGGATGCTCAAGCGTTGGCAGAGGCACTCGACCAGACTAATGCCGCCATCGTCGTCGGTCACTCTTATGGCGGCACTGTCATCGCCGAGGGTGCTGATCATCCGGCTGTCCGCCATCTGTTGTACATCACCTCCTACCTTCCTGACATCGGACAGTCACAGGTCGAGATCATGAGCGGCGAACACGACCCCGTTGCGATAGCTCCGAACGACGATGGCACGATTAGTCTCTTCGGCTACACTGCCGCATCGTGCGGCGATCGCTTCTGGCAGGATCTCACCGATGAGACGATCCGGAACGGTGCTTGGGAACGGGTGACCTCGCAATCGGTCAGCGCATTTGGCACACCAACGACTCGTGCAGCGTGGCGAGGTCGCCCCTCAACCTACCTCGTCTGCATGGACGATCGCAGCACATCGGTTGATTTGCAGCGCTTCCACGCCGCCCGCGCTACTAGAACGATCGACCTGCCGACCAGTCATCACCCGTTTCTGTCCCGCCCCGATCTCGTGACTGAACACATCTCCGAGATCCTCCGCACCATCTGA
- the clpP gene encoding ATP-dependent Clp endopeptidase proteolytic subunit ClpP, producing the protein MIPTVIEPSGQGDRAFDLYSRLLRERIIFLAEPVMPEMANRIVAQLLFLEAEDPDKDIYLYINSPGGSIYDGLGIYDTMNHIRPDVCTICYGFAASMGAFLLGAGAKGKRSSLPSSRIMIHQPSGGAQGQAVDIEIQAKEILYIKQQINQRMANYTGQSLLRIEEDTERDFYMSAQEAVEYGLIDQVIDSWELRQAHRSTLQAQSELMVA; encoded by the coding sequence ATGATTCCGACTGTGATTGAACCATCGGGTCAAGGCGATCGTGCCTTTGACCTTTACTCTCGGTTACTGCGAGAGCGAATTATTTTTTTGGCAGAACCCGTCATGCCCGAAATGGCAAACCGCATTGTCGCACAACTGTTGTTTCTCGAAGCCGAAGACCCGGACAAAGATATCTATCTCTACATCAATTCTCCGGGTGGTTCTATATATGATGGATTAGGCATCTATGACACGATGAATCACATTCGTCCTGATGTCTGCACGATTTGCTATGGTTTTGCTGCAAGTATGGGTGCGTTTCTGCTCGGTGCGGGTGCGAAAGGCAAGCGGAGCAGTTTGCCCAGTTCCCGAATTATGATCCACCAACCGTCGGGCGGGGCACAGGGACAAGCTGTGGATATTGAGATTCAGGCGAAAGAAATTCTCTACATCAAGCAGCAGATCAATCAGCGCATGGCGAACTACACTGGGCAATCGCTCTTGCGGATTGAGGAAGATACTGAGCGAGATTTTTATATGTCAGCACAAGAAGCCGTGGAGTACGGTTTGATTGATCAGGTGATTGATTCTTGGGAGCTTCGTCAAGCACATCGCTCAACGCTGCAAGCTCAGTCTGAACTGATGGTGGCATAG
- a CDS encoding SRPBCC domain-containing protein, with the protein MSKPTFVYVTYIATTIEQLWEAITSESFVQHYWEEGQLQSDWQVGSPVEKVNLAGELQTVGEVLQSEPPHQLSYTFQFFDHTQPSRVRFLLEPSEYQVKLTVIHDRLEAQSYLSNSDRWTMRLSDLKRLLELESAIAWIA; encoded by the coding sequence ATGAGTAAACCGACCTTTGTTTACGTAACCTACATTGCCACGACGATCGAACAACTCTGGGAAGCCATCACGAGCGAATCCTTCGTTCAACACTATTGGGAAGAAGGACAACTACAGTCAGATTGGCAAGTCGGTTCGCCTGTAGAGAAAGTCAACTTAGCAGGTGAATTGCAAACTGTTGGTGAAGTCTTGCAGTCTGAACCACCGCATCAACTTTCCTATACCTTTCAGTTTTTTGATCACACACAGCCATCGCGTGTGCGCTTCTTACTAGAGCCATCTGAATATCAGGTGAAACTGACCGTGATCCACGATCGACTGGAAGCCCAAAGCTACCTCAGCAACAGCGACAGATGGACAATGCGCCTGTCTGACCTCAAGCGCCTACTGGAACTCGAATCAGCGATCGCATGGATCGCTTGA
- a CDS encoding helix-turn-helix transcriptional regulator, with translation MDAVFKALSDPSRRELLDQLYSHNGQTLGELCEHLAMTRQAVSKHLAVLETAHLVVTVWQGREKLHYLNPVPIQEIYDRWLSKYDRHQLDALSQLKRTLEGTSQETDHE, from the coding sequence ATGGATGCCGTGTTTAAAGCCCTCTCCGATCCCAGTCGGAGAGAATTGCTCGACCAGTTGTATAGCCACAATGGACAAACGTTAGGAGAACTTTGCGAACATCTTGCCATGACGCGGCAAGCGGTCAGTAAACATCTTGCGGTGCTAGAGACTGCCCATCTTGTTGTCACCGTCTGGCAGGGGCGGGAAAAGTTACATTACCTCAATCCCGTCCCGATTCAAGAGATCTACGATCGCTGGCTCAGCAAGTACGATCGTCATCAACTCGATGCTTTGAGTCAACTCAAGCGCACCCTCGAAGGAACCTCTCAGGAGACTGACCATGAGTAA
- a CDS encoding antibiotic biosynthesis monooxygenase, whose protein sequence is MSKSFRSITLIAVAILTVFIAATLTPALTAPSAQMAPAGSVARMWHGRLPVAKAEEYTTYITEAGLNKIRKINGNLGLQMFRRTENDIAEFYVISYWKSRDAIRNFAGNDIEKASFLPRDREYLIDPELRVKHFDVVVDK, encoded by the coding sequence ATGTCGAAATCATTCCGTTCTATTACTTTAATTGCCGTTGCGATATTAACAGTTTTCATTGCTGCAACATTGACTCCAGCATTGACTGCTCCATCTGCTCAAATGGCTCCTGCGGGTTCAGTGGCTCGGATGTGGCATGGTCGCCTTCCAGTCGCAAAAGCTGAGGAGTACACAACCTACATCACGGAAGCTGGATTGAATAAAATTCGTAAGATCAATGGCAATCTCGGTCTGCAAATGTTTCGGCGCACCGAGAACGATATTGCAGAGTTTTATGTCATCTCTTACTGGAAATCTCGCGATGCGATTCGCAACTTTGCCGGGAATGACATTGAGAAAGCAAGCTTTCTGCCAAGGGATCGTGAGTATTTAATCGATCCTGAACTGCGCGTCAAGCACTTTGATGTCGTTGTAGATAAATAG
- the aac(6') gene encoding aminoglycoside 6'-N-acetyltransferase, giving the protein MNIVKVTQIEFEEWLRLALELWTDYSAEEMRTSLTEILHSPRQFGCLVKTETGNAIAFMNLSLRSDYVPGATQSPVAFVEGIYVQPQYQQQGIGKALIQYAEQWARSQGCTELASDALLENTASHAFHRQIGFQEVERLVAFIKPIASMNEAEYAPN; this is encoded by the coding sequence ATGAACATTGTCAAAGTCACTCAAATTGAGTTTGAGGAATGGCTTCGCTTAGCCTTAGAACTTTGGACAGACTACTCTGCTGAAGAAATGCGGACGAGTCTAACTGAAATTCTCCACTCTCCCCGTCAGTTCGGTTGTCTAGTCAAAACTGAGACAGGAAACGCCATTGCATTCATGAATCTTTCGCTGCGGTCTGACTATGTTCCCGGTGCGACTCAAAGCCCTGTTGCGTTTGTCGAAGGAATTTATGTTCAACCTCAGTATCAGCAGCAAGGAATTGGTAAAGCGCTGATTCAGTACGCAGAACAATGGGCACGATCTCAGGGTTGTACCGAGTTAGCTTCCGATGCTTTACTAGAGAACACAGCGAGTCATGCGTTTCACCGTCAGATCGGCTTTCAAGAAGTGGAACGCCTGGTTGCCTTTATCAAACCCATTGCATCTATGAATGAAGCTGAATATGCGCCTAATTAG
- a CDS encoding DUF1772 domain-containing protein, translating to MFNNNLVTLTLIAAIGSGLVAGVFFAFSTLVMPALARIEPVQGIAAMQSINITAINPLFMLALFGTAVVCFFLAILTALKWGQPHSAYLLIGSLFYLIGVIGVTIAFNVPLNDALASVKPGSPEGATLWSKYLTNWTLWNHVRTIASLIATLLFTIALGK from the coding sequence ATGTTTAATAACAATCTCGTAACCCTAACGTTAATCGCCGCGATCGGTAGTGGGCTAGTCGCTGGCGTTTTCTTTGCCTTCTCGACTTTGGTGATGCCTGCACTGGCGCGAATCGAACCTGTGCAGGGGATTGCTGCCATGCAATCGATTAATATCACAGCGATTAATCCGTTGTTTATGCTGGCACTGTTTGGAACGGCTGTGGTTTGTTTTTTTCTAGCAATCTTGACAGCGTTAAAGTGGGGTCAGCCTCATTCTGCTTATTTGCTCATCGGCAGTTTGTTCTATCTAATTGGTGTGATTGGAGTCACGATCGCATTCAATGTACCGTTGAACGATGCGTTGGCAAGTGTCAAACCAGGTAGTCCTGAAGGTGCAACGCTATGGTCTAAATATCTAACGAACTGGACGCTCTGGAACCATGTGCGAACGATCGCTTCACTGATTGCAACTTTATTGTTTACGATCGCGCTCGGTAAATAG